Genomic DNA from Candidatus Sphingomonas phytovorans:
TTCACCGTCGCCGAGGTGCATGGAATCGCGAAGTACGATCCCTGGTTCCTCGAGCGGATCGCCGAGATCATCGAGGCCGAGGAGGAGGTTTGCCGGGGCGGCCTGCCGCAGGACTCAGCCGGCATGCGGCGGCTGAAGTCGATGGGCTTCAGCGACAAAAGGCTTGCCTGGCTCGCGCTCAAATCGGCCAATCTTCATGGCGGCATGGACCGCAGCATCGCGCGTTCGTCCGGCCTGATCCATGAGGCTGTCGCGGCGATGACCGGCGGCGTGACCGAGGAGGAGGTGCGCAAGCATCGCCACAAGCTCGGCGTGCGGCCCGTGTTCAAGCGGATCGACACCTGCGCGGCCGAGTTCGAGGCGAAGACGCCGTACATGTACTCGTCCTACGAGGCGCCGAGCTTCGGCGAGCCCGAGAACGAGGCTATGCCGTCGGACCGCAGGAAGATCGTCATCCTCGGTGGCGGTCCGAACCGGATCGGGCAGGGGATCGAGTTCGACTATTGCTGCTGCCATGCCTGCTTCGCGCTGGCCGATGCCGGCTATGAAACGATCATGGTCAACTGCAACCCGGAGACGGTGTCGACCGACTACGACACCTCCGACCGGCTTTATTTCGAGCCGCTGACCGCCGAGGACGTGCTCGAGATCCTGCATGTCGAGCAGCAGAACGGCACGCTGGTCGGCGTGATCGTCCAGTTCGGCGGGCAGACGCCGCTGAACCTCGCCAATGCGCTTGAGCAGGCGGGGATTCCGATCCTCGGCACCAGCCCCGACGCGATCGACCTGGCCGAGGACCGCGAGCGCTTCGCCGCGCTGGTCACCAAACTCGGCCTGCACCAGCCGGCCAATGGCATCGCGCGGAGCCGCGACGAGGCGATCAAGGTCGCCGAACGGATCGGCTATCCCGTGCTGATGCGCCCGAGCTATGTGCTGGGCGGCCGCGCGATGGAGATTGTCGACGGGCCGGCGCAGCTCGACGACTATATCCAGACGGCGGTGCAGGTGTCGGGCGATTCGCCCGTGCTGATCGACCAGTATCTGCGCGATGCGATCGAGGTCGATGTCGACGCGATTTCGGACGGCGTCGACGTGACGGTGGCCGGCGTGCTTCAGCATATCGAGGAAGCCGGCGTTCATTCGGGCGACAGCGCCTGCTCGATCCCGCCCTACAGCCTGCCCGATGAGATCATCGCCGAGATCGAGCGCCAGACCGCCGCGCTGGCTAGGGCGCTGTCGGTCGTCGGCCTGATGAACATCCAGTTCGCGGTGAAGGACGGCCTAGTCTATCTGATCGAGGTCAATCCGCGCGCCAGCCGGACCGTGCCGTTCGTCGCGAAGGCGATCGGCGCGCCGGTCGCCAAGATCGCCGCGCGGGTGATGGCGGGAGAAAAGCTCGCCGACCTGCCCAGGATCGATCGCGCGATCGATTATGTCGCGGTGAAGGAGGCTGTGTTCCCCTTCAACCGCTTCCCGGGGATCGATCCGGTGCTCTCACCGGAAATGAAGTCAACCGGCGAAGTGATGGGGATCGATCGCGATTTCGTCACCGCCTTTGCCAAGTCGCAGCTTGGCGCCGGCAATGTGCTGCCGAAATCGGGCAGCCTGTTCGTCAGCGTGAAGGACAGCGACAAGCCGGTGGTCCTGTCGGGCGTGAAGCTGCTTGCCGACCATGGTTTCGCCATCGTCGCGACCGGGGGGACGGCGGATTATCTGTCGGCGCACGGCGTTGAGGTCGAACGGGTCAACAAGGTGGCGCAGGGAAGGCCGCATATCGTGGACCTGATCAAGGACGGCGGGATCGACCTGATCTTCAACACGACGGAAGGGTGGCAGTCGCTGAAGGACTCGCAGCCGATCCGCGCATCGGCGCTGAATCAGAAGATTCCGTACTTCACCACTGCCCCCGCCAGCGTCGCCGCGGCACAGGCGATCGTGGCGCTTGCGACACGCAGCCTTGAAGTACGGCCCCTGCAATCCTATTATTCGCACTCGCACAAATAATTTCCCACATGAGAAGACGTGCGGGCGGGTCCGTGAGGGCCGGCTTTAAGTGAATTTTTGACGAAGGACCTAAAGGGATGGCGACCGTCGACAAGATGCCGATGCTGCAGGAGGGCTATGAAAAGCTCAATGCGGACCTGAAGCGCCTTAAAGCGGAGCGCCCGACCATCGTCGACGCGATCGAGGAAGCGCGCGCGCATGGCGACCTCTCCGAAAATGCGGAATATCATGCCGCGAAGGAGCGGCAGGGCCAGATCGAGGCATCGATCTCCGACATCGAGGACAAGCTGTCACGTGCGCAGGTGATCGATCCGCGCGACCTGTCGGGCGACAAGGTGGTGTTCGGCGCGACCGTCACCTTGCTCGACGAGGACGACAAGCCGATCCGCTACCAGATCGTCGGCCAGACCGAGGCCGACGCCAAGGGCGGGCGCATCTCGTACAACTCGCCGCTGGGCCGCGCGCTGATCGGGCGCAAGGTCGAGGACGAGGTCGAGGTGACGGTACCGTCGGGCGACCGTTATTATGTCGTCTCGAAGATCGAGTTCATCTGAACGCAATCAATCTTCCGCGGGGCCGATTCACCGACGCGCTTGTTGCGCTGTCGGCGTTCGCGCTGCTGTTCGTCACCGCCGCGATCGGGCTCGATCGGGCGGCGTTGCTGTATGGCTTCATCCCGGTCGATTTCCTGGGCGGTGCCTGGCGTGAGGACGCGGTGCGCTCCTGGCTCTCGCCGCTCGCTTCCGCCTTCCTCTCGCGTGATTTCATCTCGGCGATCTTCAACATGGTCTTCCTGCTGATCGCGGGACGTTATGTCGAAAAGGCGATCCGCCCGGTCGGGCTTGGCGTGGTCTTCGTCGCCGGCGCCTATG
This window encodes:
- the carB gene encoding carbamoyl-phosphate synthase large subunit, translated to MPKRTDISSILVIGAGPIVIGQACEFDYSGTQAIKALREEGYRIVLVNSNPATIMTDPELADATYVEPITPEIVAKIIEKERPDAVLPTMGGQTALNTALALFNDGTLAKFGVQMIGADAEAIDKAEDRLKFRDAMDKIGLESARSAIAHTLEEALAGLETTGLPAIIRPSFTMGGSGGGIAYNREEFEEIVRKGLDASPTTEVLIEESLLGWKEYEMEVVRDRNDNCIIICSIENVDPMGVHTGDSITVAPALTLTDKEYQIMRNASIAVLREIGVETGGSNVQFAVNPKDGRLVVIEMNPRVSRSSALASKATGFPIAKVAAKLAVGYTLDEIINDITGATPASFEPTIDYVVTKIPRFAFEKFKGAEPILSTAMKSVGEVMAIGRNIHESMQKALRGLETGLSGFNQVDALVGAPRDEIEAALARATPDRLLVAAQALREGFTVAEVHGIAKYDPWFLERIAEIIEAEEEVCRGGLPQDSAGMRRLKSMGFSDKRLAWLALKSANLHGGMDRSIARSSGLIHEAVAAMTGGVTEEEVRKHRHKLGVRPVFKRIDTCAAEFEAKTPYMYSSYEAPSFGEPENEAMPSDRRKIVILGGGPNRIGQGIEFDYCCCHACFALADAGYETIMVNCNPETVSTDYDTSDRLYFEPLTAEDVLEILHVEQQNGTLVGVIVQFGGQTPLNLANALEQAGIPILGTSPDAIDLAEDRERFAALVTKLGLHQPANGIARSRDEAIKVAERIGYPVLMRPSYVLGGRAMEIVDGPAQLDDYIQTAVQVSGDSPVLIDQYLRDAIEVDVDAISDGVDVTVAGVLQHIEEAGVHSGDSACSIPPYSLPDEIIAEIERQTAALARALSVVGLMNIQFAVKDGLVYLIEVNPRASRTVPFVAKAIGAPVAKIAARVMAGEKLADLPRIDRAIDYVAVKEAVFPFNRFPGIDPVLSPEMKSTGEVMGIDRDFVTAFAKSQLGAGNVLPKSGSLFVSVKDSDKPVVLSGVKLLADHGFAIVATGGTADYLSAHGVEVERVNKVAQGRPHIVDLIKDGGIDLIFNTTEGWQSLKDSQPIRASALNQKIPYFTTAPASVAAAQAIVALATRSLEVRPLQSYYSHSHK
- the greA gene encoding transcription elongation factor GreA; this encodes MATVDKMPMLQEGYEKLNADLKRLKAERPTIVDAIEEARAHGDLSENAEYHAAKERQGQIEASISDIEDKLSRAQVIDPRDLSGDKVVFGATVTLLDEDDKPIRYQIVGQTEADAKGGRISYNSPLGRALIGRKVEDEVEVTVPSGDRYYVVSKIEFI